From one Anguilla rostrata isolate EN2019 chromosome 12, ASM1855537v3, whole genome shotgun sequence genomic stretch:
- the il10ra gene encoding interleukin-10 receptor subunit alpha, with protein sequence MDYNSWTFTFVLLYLLWRYGASHKLQSPRNVSVVLRDGEVTLVWVHPAQAPSEAYYKVQLTKYSRVSNWTTVPGCEQVLSTHCDLTYFTTSKDLYWARVQMVKGEMTSQWSKSKRFCRQDSELLPPTFTLSSSSTSVKVTVHRSQALKDTFPHRLFYTYHLQEKVQDNAVNKTFVWERTTEEENDVEFDYLTWGHEYCVHVEVEHFTGIAKSVSSPDQCVLLPQPGWYTAAIVVAISVSSVGVLGLLSLLLYCFLWWPKALPSTLKSPRSAWHPLILGDVPVEKVTDQGWFLISQKKSGEQGVKRKVMEEEEGQMRRGSMDSGVSVDQSPSEKGGGGEGDGGDGRKQEDSGCGSLGETDGDSDSSSSSRRASEERPLLDGRNHGGDSPQKEDSGLGLGCGIRYSDMRKEDCELLPVEAVETGDGYRSQRPSFVVVQEVEREKPSEGITGETDTSIAITVGYRPSQFSCVCQGKGLCLWCQSVTPLPTKEHSVSSYPTADHSDQLPSFSVTCIPDSYLRKTSPHNGGDLVHRDTSFVCHIPQISSNESDPLLISVPQLPLVCGVLESSVNALSLSLRDVELTFG encoded by the exons ATGGATTACAATTCATGGACTTTTACCTTCGTTCTTCTGTACTTACTTTGGAGATACGGAGCAA GTCACAAACTCCAAAGCCCCAGAAATGTAAGTGTGGTCCTTCGGGATGGTGAAGTGACCCTTGTCTGGGTTCACCCTGCCCAGGCCCCATCAGAAGCCTATTACAAGGTCCAGCTTACGAA GTACAGCCGAGTGTCAAATTGGACCACTGTGCCAGGCTGTGAGCAAGTGCTTTCAACCCACTGCGATCTGACTTACTTCACTACTTCCAAAGATCTCTACTGGGCTCGGGTTCAAATGGTCAAAGGGGAGATGACGTCACAGTGGTCAAAAAGCAAAAGGTTTTGTAGGCAAGACA GTGAGCTGCTGCCCCCTACCTTCACCCTGTCCTCCAGCTCCACATCAGTTAAAGTCACAGTTCACAGAAGCCAAGCCCTAAAGGATACCTTCCCTCATAGGCTGTTCTATACGTATCACCTACAAGAGAAAGTGCAGGACAACGCG GTGAATAAGACTTTCGTGTGGGAGagaaccacagaagaagagaacgATGTTGAGTTTGACTACCTGACATGGGGACATGAATACTGTGTTCATGTGGAGGTGGAGCACTTTACTGGAATAGCCAAAAGTGTGAGCTCCCCTGACCAGTGCGTTCTACTCCCACAACCAG GGTGGTACACGGCAGCCATAGTGGTGGCCATATCCGTGAGCAGTGTGGGAGTGCTAGGCCTGTTGAGTCTCCTGCTGTACTGTTTTCTGTGGTGGCCCAAGGCACTGCCCAGCACCCTG AAATCCCCCCGCAGTGCCTGGCACCCCCTGATCTTGGGTGATGTCCCCGTGGAGAAGGTGACGGACCAGGGGTGGTTCCTGATTAGCCAGAAGAAGAGCGGAGAGCAGGGAGTGAAACGGAAGGtgatggaggaagaggaaggacagATGAGGAGGGGCAGCATGGACAGCGGGGTTAGCGTGGACCAGTCCCCATCGGAGAAGGGCGGAGgcggagagggggatggaggcgATGGGCGGAAACAGGAAGACAGTGGTTGTGGGAGCCTCGGGGAAACTGACGGCGACagcgacagcagcagcagcagcaggcgggCGTCTGaggagcgccccctgctggacgggAGGAACCATGGAGGAGACTCCCCTCAGAAGGAGGACAGTGGCTTGGGCCTGGGATGTGGGATTCGGTACAGTGACATGCGGAAGGAAGACTGTGAGCTTCTCCCCGTGGAGGCGGTGGAGACTGGGGATGGATACCGCAGCCAAAGGCCGTCCTTTGTGGTTGTGCAGGAAGtcgagagagagaaacccagCGAAGGAATCACTGGTGAAACAGACACCAGCATAGCAATCACTGTGGGGTACCGGCCCAGTCAGTTCAGCTGTGTGTGCCAGGGAAAAGGACTATGTCTCTGGTGTCAGTCTGTCACACCTCTGCCCACTAAAGAACACTCAGTGTCCAGCTATCCCACAGCTGATCACAGTGACCAGCTTCCTTCATTCTCAGTTACCTGTATCCCAGACAGCTACTTAAGAAAGACCAGTCCCCACAATGGGGGAGATCTAGTGCATAGAGACACATCGTTTGTTTGTCACATACCTCAAATATCCTCAAATGAGTCTGACCCACTCTTGATATCTGTACCACAGCTACCCCTTGTGTGTGGAGTACTAGAAAGCAGTGTGAatgctctgtccctctcactgCGAGATGTGGAGTTGACCTTTGGGTGA